The Prosthecobacter debontii genome has a segment encoding these proteins:
- a CDS encoding response regulator transcription factor, with the protein MSTILVVEDDSAIRRGVCDALRFSGYEVLEAAEGGSGMEQAQKASFDLMLLDLVLPNYNGFEILRALRDHRPGTPVIILSARGEEADRVKGLKLGADDYVVKPFSVRELLARVEAVLRRSPERPKPVQQIPFPSGVADIERMELRYHDGGREELSDRECGLIEYLAAHRGRAISREELLRRVWRIEPRQMETRTIDMHIANLRAKLKDNGSEPKFLLTVRGKGYMLSQ; encoded by the coding sequence ATGTCCACGATCCTGGTTGTTGAAGATGACAGCGCCATCCGGCGTGGTGTGTGTGATGCCTTGCGGTTCTCGGGCTACGAAGTCCTCGAAGCTGCGGAGGGAGGCTCTGGCATGGAGCAGGCTCAGAAGGCTTCCTTTGATCTCATGCTGCTGGACCTTGTGCTGCCCAACTACAACGGCTTCGAGATCCTGCGTGCCTTGCGCGATCATCGTCCCGGCACCCCTGTGATCATTCTCTCAGCACGAGGCGAGGAGGCGGATCGAGTGAAAGGCTTAAAGTTAGGCGCGGATGACTATGTGGTGAAACCCTTCAGCGTGCGCGAACTGCTGGCACGCGTGGAGGCCGTTTTACGCCGATCCCCTGAACGTCCCAAGCCTGTTCAGCAGATCCCCTTTCCTTCAGGTGTCGCTGACATCGAACGCATGGAACTCCGCTACCATGACGGTGGACGTGAAGAACTCTCGGATCGCGAATGCGGGCTCATCGAATACCTCGCCGCTCATCGGGGTCGCGCCATCTCACGCGAGGAACTTCTCCGCCGCGTCTGGCGCATCGAACCGCGTCAGATGGAGACCCGCACCATTGACATGCACATCGCCAATCTCCGCGCCAAGCTCAAAGACAACGGCAGCGAACCCAAGTTCCTGCTCACCGTCCGAGGCAAGGGCTATATGTTGAGCCAGTGA